One genomic segment of Pelagerythrobacter marensis includes these proteins:
- a CDS encoding neutral zinc metallopeptidase codes for MRLKRFNPNNIRVRQGGTGRGFPGGGGGKVGCGSLVVVVIAALVFGVDPGQMLGTLDNAQQSAPSGQQQQTGVSTTEICEQNAYSLEACNALDSLNQTWQPEFARAGIAFQDPLLEFYQGGTRSGCGAASSGSGPFYCPADQGIYIDTSFYDTLARQLGAGGDFTRYYVMAHEYGHHIQNLTGLAGQVRSAQSQNPGSANQLQVRMELQADCYAGVWAGKNRNLIEPGDMEEGLRAASAIGDDTLQQRAGQRANPESFTHGSSAQRMDALRSGMESANDAVCDAYFQTR; via the coding sequence ATGCGGCTCAAACGGTTCAACCCGAATAACATCCGCGTCCGGCAAGGCGGCACGGGCAGAGGGTTTCCCGGCGGCGGCGGGGGCAAAGTGGGTTGCGGATCGCTGGTTGTCGTCGTCATCGCCGCGCTGGTGTTCGGAGTCGATCCGGGGCAGATGCTGGGCACGCTCGACAATGCGCAGCAGTCGGCGCCGAGTGGCCAACAGCAGCAAACGGGCGTTTCTACGACAGAGATCTGCGAACAGAACGCCTATTCGCTCGAAGCCTGCAATGCGCTCGATTCGCTCAACCAGACATGGCAACCCGAATTTGCGCGCGCCGGCATCGCGTTCCAGGACCCACTGTTGGAATTCTATCAAGGCGGCACGCGATCGGGCTGCGGTGCGGCCTCCAGCGGGAGCGGCCCGTTCTATTGCCCGGCGGATCAGGGAATCTACATCGACACCAGCTTCTACGATACGCTCGCCCGGCAGTTGGGAGCCGGCGGCGATTTCACGCGTTATTACGTCATGGCGCACGAATATGGTCATCATATCCAGAACCTGACCGGGTTGGCCGGACAAGTGCGCAGCGCCCAGTCGCAGAATCCGGGCAGCGCAAACCAGTTGCAGGTTCGCATGGAACTGCAGGCCGACTGCTATGCCGGCGTCTGGGCGGGCAAGAACCGCAATCTGATCGAGCCCGGCGACATGGAAGAGGGCCTCCGCGCGGCGAGCGCCATCGGCGACGACACGCTCCAGCAGCGGGCGGGCCAGCGCGCCAACCCGGAAAGCTTCACGCACGGATCGAGCGCGCAGCGTATGGACGCGCTGCGGAGCGGCATGGAAAGCGCCAATGACGCGGTGTGCGATGCCTATTTCCAGACACGTTAG
- a CDS encoding 3-hydroxybutyrate dehydrogenase encodes MFLTGKRALVTGSTSGIGLAIARALAAEGAQIVLNGFGDDDAIAALCDELGAEHVGADLTTAEGCDALMDAAGAVDILVNNAGMQHVAPVEDFPVARWDAIIALNLSAVFHTVRHAVPHMKAQGWGRIINTASAHSKSASPFKGAYNAAKHGLDGFTKTVALELAQSGVTANCISPGYVWTPLVENQIPDTMKARGLTRDQVINDVLLAKQPTKRFVQPEELGALAVFLCRKEAGNVTGANWSVDGGWTAE; translated from the coding sequence ATGTTCCTTACCGGCAAGCGGGCCCTGGTCACCGGATCGACATCGGGCATCGGCCTCGCCATCGCGCGTGCTCTGGCGGCAGAGGGCGCGCAGATCGTCCTCAACGGGTTCGGCGATGACGACGCGATCGCCGCGCTGTGCGACGAACTGGGGGCCGAGCATGTCGGCGCGGATCTGACCACCGCCGAAGGGTGCGATGCGCTGATGGACGCGGCCGGCGCGGTCGATATTCTCGTCAACAATGCGGGGATGCAGCACGTCGCGCCTGTCGAGGATTTTCCGGTCGCCCGCTGGGATGCGATCATTGCGCTGAATCTGTCGGCGGTGTTCCACACCGTTCGCCACGCTGTGCCCCACATGAAGGCGCAGGGGTGGGGGCGGATCATAAACACCGCCAGCGCCCATTCGAAATCCGCATCCCCATTCAAGGGAGCCTACAACGCGGCCAAGCACGGGCTGGACGGGTTTACCAAGACCGTTGCCCTCGAACTGGCGCAAAGCGGGGTTACGGCCAATTGCATCAGCCCTGGCTACGTCTGGACGCCGCTGGTCGAAAACCAGATTCCCGATACGATGAAGGCGCGGGGTCTGACGCGCGATCAGGTGATCAACGACGTATTGCTCGCCAAACAGCCGACCAAGCGTTTTGTTCAGCCTGAGGAACTTGGCGCGCTGGCAGTCTTTCTATGTCGCAAGGAAGCGGGCAATGTCACGGGCGCTAACTGGAGCGTCGACGGCGGCTGGACCGCCGAATAG
- a CDS encoding M28 family metallopeptidase has product MSAGVQAARRTFAVLCVLVAASCAPTRIAPTSADALNAIESELAADIAVLAGDDFEGRRPGTPGEAKTLRYLAQAWQAAGLESGTNDPAHPWFAPVALQLNTPDRSVAHFYRGRREIAVPDGSVLLYTSGRRSLLERSPVVFVGRAGEDLDQSELVGRIAVMLWDHPRKIEQHEALLDKGAAAVLAVVSDEAELRELIDRRGKGSYRLLHDEGGARLDGLMSPAAAQALLGPDGFTSLSAAAATAGFRPQPTDLEARLEATSLQAEVRTHNLIARFPGTRPDAGAVLLMAHWDHFGHCAEGDRPAAICNGAVDNASGLALLGAVARRLAGQQGQLDRDVYFIATTAEEWGLLGARAFARDPALPLDTIVAAFNVDTVAIAPRGGPVAIVGHAMTALDDDVGRIIASTGREEGDHEYANRYVRRQDGWTLLQHDVPTLSVSAAFADRRALEAFMRERYHRAGDVADDQVELGGAAEDVLLHLALVRHFASIESYPGPEQ; this is encoded by the coding sequence ATGTCGGCGGGGGTACAGGCGGCGCGCCGGACGTTCGCGGTTTTATGCGTGCTCGTGGCCGCAAGCTGCGCCCCCACGCGCATCGCCCCCACGTCTGCCGATGCCCTTAACGCGATAGAGAGCGAGCTGGCCGCCGATATCGCCGTGCTGGCGGGCGACGATTTCGAAGGGCGCAGGCCGGGAACGCCGGGCGAGGCGAAGACGCTGCGCTATCTGGCGCAGGCATGGCAGGCCGCGGGCCTGGAATCGGGCACCAACGATCCGGCCCATCCCTGGTTCGCGCCGGTCGCGCTGCAGCTGAATACGCCTGACCGGTCGGTCGCGCATTTCTATCGCGGGCGGCGCGAAATTGCGGTGCCGGATGGCTCGGTGCTGCTCTATACGTCCGGCCGCCGTTCACTGCTGGAGCGCAGCCCCGTCGTGTTCGTGGGCAGGGCTGGAGAAGACCTCGATCAGTCGGAACTGGTCGGCCGGATTGCAGTGATGCTGTGGGATCATCCGCGCAAGATCGAACAGCACGAGGCGCTGTTGGATAAAGGCGCGGCGGCTGTGCTGGCAGTGGTGTCCGACGAAGCCGAATTGCGCGAGCTGATCGACCGCCGTGGCAAGGGGTCCTACCGCCTGCTTCACGACGAAGGCGGGGCTCGGCTGGACGGGCTGATGTCGCCTGCTGCTGCACAGGCTCTGCTGGGGCCAGACGGTTTTACGTCGCTTTCCGCAGCGGCAGCCACGGCTGGCTTCCGGCCGCAGCCGACCGATCTGGAGGCGCGGCTGGAGGCGACTTCGCTGCAGGCGGAAGTGCGTACCCACAACCTGATCGCCCGCTTTCCGGGCACGCGCCCGGATGCCGGGGCCGTCCTGCTGATGGCCCATTGGGACCATTTCGGCCACTGCGCCGAAGGCGACCGGCCTGCCGCGATCTGCAACGGGGCAGTCGACAACGCCAGCGGCCTTGCTCTTTTGGGTGCCGTCGCGCGGCGCCTGGCGGGGCAGCAGGGGCAGCTCGACAGGGATGTCTATTTCATCGCCACGACTGCCGAGGAATGGGGGCTTCTGGGTGCGCGGGCGTTCGCTCGCGATCCTGCCTTGCCGCTGGACACCATCGTCGCCGCCTTCAACGTCGATACGGTGGCGATCGCCCCGCGCGGCGGCCCGGTCGCGATAGTCGGCCATGCGATGACCGCGCTAGACGACGATGTCGGGCGCATCATTGCTTCCACCGGACGCGAGGAAGGGGACCACGAATACGCCAACCGATACGTTCGGCGGCAGGACGGCTGGACCCTGCTTCAGCACGATGTCCCCACGCTATCCGTTTCGGCCGCTTTTGCCGATCGGCGGGCATTGGAAGCGTTCATGCGCGAACGCTACCACCGCGCGGGCGATGTGGCCGACGATCAGGTCGAGCTGGGCGGCGCGGCAGAGGATGTCCTGCTGCACCTGGCACTGGTGCGCCATTTCGCCAGTATCGAAAGCTATCCCGGCCCGGAGCAGTAA
- the guaB gene encoding IMP dehydrogenase, producing the protein MDIPLGLTFDDVLLRPAESDILPSMADTRTQLTRQIALNIPVLSAAMDTVTEADMAIVMAQLGGIGVLHRNLTVEQQCTAVRAVKRFESGMVVNPITISPEATLGDAQALMQQHRISGIPVTDRGGKLVGILTNRDVRFAENLVQPVRELMTTDNLATVPLGTGQEEARRLLHQRRIEKLLVVDDDYRCIGLITVKDIEKAVNYPHATKDAAGRLRVAAASTVGEKGLERTQALVDAEVDVVIIDTAHGHNKDVARAVENAKKLSNSVQIVAGNVATAEATRALIDAGADAIKVGIGPGSICTTRIVAGVGVPQLTAIMDCAEEAAKSGVPVIADGGLRTSGDAAKALAAGASAVMVGSMLAGTAESPGETFLYQGRSYKAYRGMGSVGAMSRGSADRYFQQDVSAMKLVPEGIEGQVPFKGPAADVVHQLVGGVKAAMGYTGSATIDDLRTRARFVRITNAGLSESHVHDVAITREAPNYPTR; encoded by the coding sequence ATCGATATTCCCCTCGGTCTTACGTTCGACGACGTGCTCTTGCGGCCGGCTGAAAGCGACATCCTGCCTTCGATGGCGGATACGCGCACCCAGTTGACGCGCCAGATCGCGCTGAACATTCCGGTCCTTTCGGCCGCGATGGACACGGTGACGGAAGCCGACATGGCGATCGTCATGGCCCAGCTCGGCGGTATCGGCGTGCTTCACCGAAATCTGACCGTCGAACAGCAATGCACTGCGGTGCGGGCGGTCAAGCGGTTCGAAAGTGGCATGGTGGTCAACCCCATCACCATTTCGCCCGAGGCGACGCTGGGCGATGCACAGGCGCTGATGCAGCAGCACCGGATCAGCGGCATTCCCGTGACCGACCGGGGCGGCAAGCTGGTCGGCATTCTGACCAACCGCGACGTGCGTTTTGCCGAGAATCTGGTTCAGCCGGTGCGCGAACTGATGACCACCGACAATCTCGCCACCGTGCCGCTGGGCACCGGGCAGGAAGAGGCGCGCCGTCTGCTGCACCAGCGGCGGATCGAAAAGCTGCTGGTCGTCGATGACGATTATCGCTGCATCGGGCTGATCACGGTCAAGGATATCGAAAAGGCGGTCAATTATCCGCACGCGACCAAGGATGCCGCCGGCCGGTTGCGGGTCGCAGCCGCTTCGACCGTAGGCGAAAAGGGGCTGGAACGGACGCAGGCGCTGGTCGACGCGGAAGTGGATGTCGTCATCATCGATACCGCTCACGGTCACAACAAGGATGTGGCGCGGGCGGTCGAGAATGCGAAGAAGCTGTCCAATTCGGTTCAGATCGTCGCCGGCAACGTCGCCACTGCGGAAGCGACACGCGCGCTGATCGACGCTGGTGCCGATGCAATCAAGGTCGGGATTGGGCCGGGCTCCATCTGCACAACGCGGATCGTCGCGGGCGTCGGTGTGCCACAGCTCACCGCGATCATGGACTGCGCGGAAGAAGCCGCCAAGTCCGGCGTTCCGGTCATTGCCGATGGCGGCCTGCGGACCAGCGGCGATGCGGCCAAGGCGCTGGCCGCTGGCGCATCGGCGGTCATGGTCGGTTCCATGCTCGCCGGAACGGCGGAAAGCCCGGGCGAAACGTTCCTGTATCAGGGCCGCAGCTACAAGGCCTATCGCGGAATGGGCAGCGTCGGTGCGATGTCGCGCGGCAGTGCCGACCGCTATTTCCAGCAGGACGTTTCGGCCATGAAGCTGGTGCCCGAAGGGATCGAAGGACAGGTTCCGTTCAAGGGCCCGGCAGCCGACGTGGTCCACCAGCTTGTCGGCGGGGTGAAGGCCGCGATGGGTTATACCGGCAGCGCCACGATCGACGATTTGCGCACGCGCGCCCGCTTCGTTCGCATCACCAATGCCGGATTGAGCGAGAGCCACGTTCACGACGTGGCCATTACGCGAGAGGCGCCGAACTATCCGACACGCTGA
- a CDS encoding RsmB/NOP family class I SAM-dependent RNA methyltransferase, whose product MTPAARVQTSIELLDRIIAAAQSNGAPADRILAEWFRNSRFAGSKDRRAIRELVYAAIRACGPIPVSGRAAMLRLAQTDGTIGPLLDGSNYGPAPLAEDEAVAEGGIAPAWLVERLEASGIAAEEGQALLARAPLDLRVNTLKAERATLKLPEPAEPTPAPHALRVATGTLVEQWPEFRDGAIEVQDTGSQIACLAVDARPGETVIDLCAGGGGKTLALAAAMDNQGRLIASDTDRGRLSRLAPRAERAGATLIESVLLDPQRELEALGDFVGQADAVLIDAPCSGTGTWRRNPEARWRLDPAQLDRFAQVQDRLLDLAAQLVRPGGRLIYVTCSLLDLEGADRIARFLANHGDWRGENLSLPLGKQRGGGTRLTPGRDNTDGFFVACARLAC is encoded by the coding sequence GTGACGCCTGCCGCGCGGGTCCAGACTTCGATCGAATTGCTCGACCGGATTATCGCAGCGGCGCAATCGAACGGCGCGCCCGCCGACCGCATCCTTGCCGAATGGTTCCGCAATAGCCGTTTTGCCGGATCGAAGGACCGGCGTGCGATCCGCGAACTCGTCTATGCTGCGATTCGCGCTTGCGGCCCGATCCCGGTGTCGGGGCGCGCGGCGATGCTGCGGCTGGCGCAAACCGATGGCACGATCGGCCCGTTACTCGATGGTTCCAATTACGGCCCCGCGCCGCTCGCGGAGGATGAGGCCGTGGCGGAAGGCGGCATCGCGCCTGCGTGGCTTGTGGAGCGGCTTGAGGCGTCCGGCATTGCTGCGGAAGAGGGGCAGGCGCTGCTGGCGCGCGCGCCGCTGGATCTGCGGGTCAACACGCTCAAGGCCGAGCGGGCGACGCTGAAGCTGCCCGAACCCGCCGAACCCACACCTGCGCCGCACGCACTGCGGGTGGCAACGGGAACGCTGGTCGAACAATGGCCCGAATTTCGCGACGGCGCGATCGAGGTGCAGGATACCGGTTCGCAGATTGCATGCCTCGCGGTCGATGCAAGACCGGGTGAAACGGTTATCGACCTGTGCGCAGGCGGGGGCGGCAAGACGCTCGCGCTGGCTGCAGCGATGGATAATCAGGGCCGGTTGATCGCTTCGGACACCGACCGCGGCCGATTGTCGCGGCTCGCCCCGCGTGCCGAACGCGCGGGCGCGACACTGATCGAGAGCGTGCTGCTCGATCCCCAGCGGGAGCTGGAGGCACTGGGCGATTTCGTCGGGCAGGCCGATGCGGTGCTGATCGATGCGCCCTGTTCGGGCACTGGCACCTGGCGGCGCAATCCCGAAGCGCGCTGGCGGCTCGATCCGGCACAGCTCGACCGATTTGCGCAGGTTCAGGATCGCCTGCTCGACCTGGCCGCACAGCTCGTGCGACCGGGAGGCCGGTTGATCTACGTCACCTGTTCGCTGCTCGATCTGGAAGGGGCCGATCGCATCGCGCGTTTCCTCGCCAATCATGGCGATTGGCGCGGCGAAAACCTTTCCCTTCCGCTCGGTAAGCAGCGGGGGGGCGGAACGCGTCTGACCCCCGGCCGGGACAATACCGACGGATTTTTCGTCGCCTGCGCCAGATTGGCGTGTTAA
- a CDS encoding RNA pyrophosphohydrolase produces the protein MTELGYRPCVGVMLVNAEGRAFVGRRIDNKEGDWWQMPQGGVDEGEDLREAALRELGEETGVRPDHVTLLKQIDEPLRYDLPEELMGKLWGGRYRGQEQVWFLARFSGTDADIDLEAHDPPEFCDWKWVDPDQLPELIVPFKKRIYRTVLEAFRELV, from the coding sequence ATGACGGAACTGGGTTATCGCCCCTGCGTGGGCGTCATGCTGGTCAACGCCGAAGGCCGTGCCTTCGTGGGCCGGAGAATCGACAACAAGGAAGGCGACTGGTGGCAGATGCCCCAGGGCGGCGTCGACGAGGGGGAGGATTTGCGCGAGGCTGCCCTGCGCGAATTGGGGGAGGAGACCGGCGTTCGGCCCGACCATGTGACGCTGCTGAAGCAGATCGACGAACCGCTCCGCTACGACCTTCCGGAGGAGCTGATGGGCAAGCTCTGGGGCGGCCGTTATCGCGGGCAGGAACAGGTGTGGTTCCTGGCGCGCTTTTCCGGCACCGATGCCGATATCGACCTGGAAGCCCACGATCCGCCCGAATTCTGCGACTGGAAATGGGTCGACCCGGATCAGCTCCCCGAACTGATCGTGCCGTTCAAGAAGCGCATCTATCGCACTGTTCTGGAGGCGTTTCGCGAGCTGGTGTGA
- a CDS encoding alpha/beta hydrolase — protein sequence MARADHYVRGDVRAFLDMLEQLGRPGVEELPVEEGREGMRTLGMLAEAEPRDLPVVRDLACPGPGGDIPLRFYDTRESREPGPCVMFIHGGGFVIGDLGVYHALCTEICHLLDLPVVSVDYRLAPEHPFPAAPDDCEAAARWIASSPAELGREFTGLVITGDSAGGNLTIVTTNQLGANPADVPVIVQAPIYPVADDPSQYSSFFDFSDGFLLTGAAMAWFTAQYAADPADKRNMPMIGDCSGTPPTVLCTAGLDPLRDSGRNYAAHLIGLGIDVTYLEFAGNIHGFTTLRKAIPSGQDDLESFVAAIKLMLTRRTS from the coding sequence ATGGCCAGGGCCGATCACTACGTGCGCGGCGACGTGCGCGCATTTCTGGATATGCTGGAACAACTGGGCCGGCCAGGGGTCGAGGAATTGCCGGTCGAGGAAGGGCGCGAAGGGATGCGCACCCTGGGCATGCTGGCCGAAGCCGAGCCACGCGATCTGCCGGTCGTGCGGGATCTTGCCTGTCCCGGCCCGGGTGGAGACATTCCGCTGCGCTTCTACGATACGCGCGAATCGCGCGAACCCGGCCCTTGCGTCATGTTCATCCACGGCGGCGGCTTCGTGATTGGCGATCTCGGGGTGTACCACGCGCTCTGCACCGAAATCTGCCACCTGCTCGATCTGCCGGTGGTGTCGGTCGATTATCGCCTGGCGCCCGAACATCCTTTCCCCGCGGCGCCGGACGATTGCGAGGCCGCGGCGCGCTGGATTGCGAGCAGCCCGGCGGAGCTGGGGCGCGAGTTTACCGGGCTGGTCATCACGGGTGACAGCGCAGGCGGCAATCTGACCATCGTCACCACCAATCAGCTCGGCGCCAATCCGGCCGACGTTCCGGTCATCGTGCAGGCCCCGATTTATCCGGTGGCCGACGACCCGTCGCAATACAGCAGCTTCTTCGACTTTTCCGATGGCTTCCTGCTGACCGGGGCGGCGATGGCATGGTTCACGGCGCAGTATGCCGCCGACCCTGCAGACAAGCGCAACATGCCGATGATCGGCGATTGTTCCGGCACCCCGCCCACGGTGCTCTGCACTGCCGGGCTGGACCCGCTCCGCGATTCGGGTCGCAACTATGCCGCGCACCTGATCGGGCTCGGGATCGATGTCACCTATCTCGAATTCGCCGGGAACATTCACGGCTTCACCACATTGCGAAAGGCGATCCCGAGCGGTCAGGATGATCTGGAATCTTTCGTCGCGGCAATCAAACTGATGCTGACTCGACGAACAAGCTGA